Proteins from one Comamonas flocculans genomic window:
- a CDS encoding FKBP-type peptidyl-prolyl cis-trans isomerase has protein sequence MDINEHCVVALTWVLQDTLGEELDVLHEPAEFLVGGDDLLARIEQALQGHGPGAELALHLEPEEAFGDYDEKLLFLEPRAAFAPGIEEGMLIEAASLPADLATRLPAEHLYTVAQIYPEHVVLDGNHPLAGMALRIRLKVHAVRAASAEETERRSAGTGFFKLQD, from the coding sequence ATGGACATCAATGAACACTGCGTGGTCGCCCTCACCTGGGTCTTGCAGGACACGCTGGGCGAAGAGCTGGACGTGCTGCACGAGCCTGCCGAATTCCTCGTCGGCGGCGACGACCTGCTCGCACGCATCGAGCAGGCCCTGCAGGGCCACGGACCCGGCGCAGAACTGGCGCTGCACCTGGAGCCCGAGGAAGCCTTCGGCGACTACGACGAGAAGCTGCTCTTTCTGGAGCCGCGCGCAGCCTTCGCGCCCGGGATCGAAGAAGGCATGCTGATCGAGGCGGCCAGCCTGCCCGCCGACCTCGCCACGCGGCTGCCTGCAGAGCACCTGTACACCGTCGCCCAGATCTACCCCGAGCACGTGGTGCTCGACGGCAACCATCCGCTGGCCGGCATGGCGCTGCGCATCCGGCTCAAGGTGCACGCGGTGCGCGCAGCCAGCGCCGAAGAAACCGAGCGGCGCAGTGCCGGCACCGGCTTCTTCAAGCTGCAAGACTGA
- a CDS encoding DNA topoisomerase IV subunit B yields the protein MAKSPTPEYSESTIRVLKGLEPVKQRPGMYTRTDNPLHVIQEVIDNAADEALAGYGKKIRVTLHADGSVGVEDDGRGIPHGLHPEEKAPVLELVFTRLHAGGKFDKGKGGAYSFSGGLHGVGVSVTNALGRRMEVQSLRDGVVASMVFEGGEVVQKLKVRAQAEGERKHGTTVRVWPDAKYFESAQLPMAELAHLLRSKAVLLPGVKVELIDEKKKDTQSWQYKGGLRDYLEQSLPADPVVPLFEGEGYAAADDDHFAEGEGAQWVLAFTEEGHPVRESYVNLISTTAGGTHDSGLRDGLFQAVKGFIELHALLPKGVKLMPEDVFARASYVLSAKVLDPQFQGQIKERLNSRDAVRLVSGFVKPALELWLNANVEWGKKLAELAIKAAQTRQRAGQKVEKRKSSGVAVLPGKLTDCESRDLALNEVFLVEGDSAGGSAKMGRDKETQAILPLRGKVLNTWEVERDRLFANTEIHDISVAIGVDPHGPEDEVDLSGLRYGKICILSDADVDGAHIQVLLLTLFFRHFPKLLEAGHVYVARPPLYRIDAPARGKKPAAKLYALDDAELAAITEKLRKDGVPEGKWSVSRFKGLGEMNAEQLWDTTLNPDTRRLLPIQLGAMGLQPTQDLMTRLMGKGEAAARRELMELHGDAVEVDV from the coding sequence ATGGCGAAATCACCCACCCCCGAATACTCCGAAAGCACGATCCGCGTTCTCAAGGGCCTGGAGCCGGTCAAGCAGCGCCCGGGCATGTACACCCGCACCGACAACCCGCTGCACGTCATCCAGGAAGTGATAGACAACGCCGCCGACGAGGCGCTGGCGGGCTACGGCAAGAAGATCCGCGTGACGCTGCATGCCGATGGCTCGGTCGGCGTGGAAGACGACGGCCGCGGCATCCCCCACGGCCTGCACCCCGAGGAAAAGGCGCCGGTGCTGGAGCTGGTCTTCACGCGGCTGCACGCGGGCGGCAAGTTCGACAAGGGCAAGGGCGGCGCCTACAGCTTCTCGGGTGGGTTGCATGGCGTGGGCGTGTCGGTGACCAATGCGCTGGGCAGGCGCATGGAGGTGCAGAGCCTGCGTGACGGCGTGGTGGCCAGCATGGTGTTCGAGGGCGGCGAGGTGGTGCAAAAGCTCAAGGTCCGGGCGCAGGCGGAGGGCGAGCGCAAGCACGGCACCACGGTGCGCGTCTGGCCCGACGCCAAGTACTTCGAGTCGGCACAGTTGCCGATGGCGGAGCTTGCCCACCTGCTGCGCAGCAAGGCGGTGCTGTTGCCGGGCGTGAAGGTGGAGCTGATCGACGAGAAAAAGAAGGACACGCAGAGCTGGCAGTACAAGGGTGGCCTGCGCGACTACCTGGAGCAGAGCCTGCCAGCCGACCCGGTGGTGCCGCTGTTCGAGGGCGAGGGCTATGCGGCGGCGGACGACGACCACTTTGCCGAGGGCGAGGGGGCGCAATGGGTGCTGGCCTTCACCGAAGAGGGCCACCCGGTGCGCGAGAGCTATGTCAACCTGATTTCCACGACGGCGGGCGGCACGCACGACAGCGGCCTGCGCGACGGGCTGTTCCAGGCGGTGAAAGGTTTCATCGAGCTGCATGCGCTGCTGCCCAAAGGCGTCAAGCTCATGCCCGAGGACGTGTTTGCACGCGCCAGCTATGTACTCTCGGCCAAGGTGCTTGATCCGCAGTTCCAGGGCCAGATCAAGGAGCGGCTGAATTCACGCGATGCGGTGCGGCTGGTGAGCGGCTTCGTCAAACCCGCGCTGGAGCTTTGGCTGAACGCCAACGTCGAGTGGGGCAAGAAGCTGGCCGAGCTTGCCATCAAGGCCGCGCAGACGCGCCAGCGCGCCGGGCAGAAGGTGGAAAAGAGGAAGAGCAGCGGCGTGGCCGTGCTGCCCGGCAAGCTCACCGACTGCGAGAGCCGCGACCTTGCCTTGAATGAGGTGTTCCTGGTCGAGGGCGACTCGGCTGGCGGCAGCGCCAAGATGGGGCGCGACAAGGAAACGCAAGCCATCCTGCCGCTGCGCGGCAAGGTGCTCAACACCTGGGAGGTGGAGCGCGACCGCCTGTTTGCCAATACCGAAATCCATGACATCTCGGTCGCCATCGGCGTCGATCCGCACGGGCCGGAAGACGAAGTCGATTTGAGCGGCCTGCGCTACGGCAAGATCTGCATCCTGTCAGATGCCGATGTGGATGGCGCGCACATCCAGGTGCTGCTGCTGACGCTGTTTTTCCGGCACTTTCCGAAGTTGCTGGAGGCCGGCCATGTTTACGTGGCACGCCCGCCGCTGTATCGCATCGATGCCCCCGCGCGCGGCAAGAAGCCTGCCGCCAAACTCTACGCGCTGGACGATGCGGAGCTCGCCGCGATCACCGAGAAACTGCGCAAGGACGGCGTGCCCGAAGGCAAATGGAGCGTGAGCCGCTTCAAGGGCCTGGGCGAGATGAATGCCGAGCAGTTGTGGGACACCACGCTCAACCCCGACACCCGGCGCCTGCTGCCGATTCAGCTGGGTGCGATGGGCCTGCAGCCCACGCAGGATTTGATGACCCGGCTGATGGGCAAGGGCGAGGCGGCGGCGCGGCGCGAGCTGATGGAGCTGCATGGGGATGCGGTGGAGGTGGATGTGTGA
- the bamC gene encoding outer membrane protein assembly factor BamC, which yields MNTTLRLSLLGLAVALSACSVLESDKIDYKSATTGSTLEVPPDLTQLSTDTRYVVPGKAASAAAYEAGRAQQAQAGVNAAPKDIGDVRIERDGNERWLVVARSPNQLWDPVRDFWLEHGFVLSIDQPQLGIMETDWAENRAKIPQDVIRRTIGKLFDSLYSTGERDKFRTRLERRADGGTDIYITHKGMAEVYTNTQKDNTIWQPRPADPELETEFLRRLMVKLGVSEEQARAEAAAAPAVAAPAAARLAQANGTQVIELDEDFDRAWRHVGLSLDRTGFTVEDRDRSQGTYFVRYVPPTEKKEPGFFSRLFGASASAAAPEKYRIVVRSNARHSTVSVLGADGSAESQANVERMLRILVEDMK from the coding sequence GTGAACACGACCCTACGCCTGAGCCTGCTGGGCCTCGCCGTCGCGCTCTCGGCCTGCTCCGTCCTCGAGAGCGACAAGATCGACTACAAGAGCGCCACCACCGGTTCCACCCTGGAGGTGCCGCCCGACCTCACGCAACTGTCCACCGACACCCGCTACGTCGTGCCGGGCAAGGCCGCCTCCGCCGCCGCCTACGAGGCCGGGCGCGCGCAGCAGGCGCAGGCCGGCGTCAACGCCGCGCCCAAGGACATAGGCGACGTGCGCATCGAGCGCGACGGCAACGAACGCTGGCTGGTGGTGGCGCGCTCGCCCAACCAGCTCTGGGATCCGGTGCGCGACTTCTGGCTGGAGCACGGCTTCGTGCTCTCGATCGACCAGCCGCAACTGGGCATCATGGAAACCGACTGGGCGGAAAACCGCGCCAAGATCCCGCAGGACGTGATCCGCCGCACCATAGGCAAGCTGTTCGATTCGCTCTACTCCACCGGCGAGCGCGACAAGTTCCGCACCCGGCTGGAGCGCCGCGCCGACGGCGGCACCGACATCTACATCACCCACAAGGGCATGGCCGAGGTCTACACCAATACCCAGAAGGACAACACCATCTGGCAGCCGCGCCCGGCCGACCCCGAGCTGGAGACCGAATTCCTGCGCCGCCTGATGGTCAAGCTCGGCGTCTCCGAAGAGCAGGCCAGGGCCGAGGCCGCCGCCGCGCCCGCCGTGGCCGCACCCGCCGCCGCGCGCCTGGCGCAGGCCAACGGCACGCAGGTGATCGAGCTCGATGAAGACTTCGACCGCGCCTGGCGCCACGTCGGCCTGTCGCTGGACCGCACCGGCTTCACCGTGGAAGACCGCGACCGCAGCCAGGGCACCTACTTCGTGCGCTACGTGCCGCCGACCGAAAAGAAGGAGCCGGGCTTCTTCAGCCGGCTGTTCGGCGCGTCGGCCAGCGCCGCGGCGCCGGAAAAATACCGCATCGTGGTGCGCAGCAACGCCCGGCACAGCACGGTCTCCGTCCTCGGCGCGGACGGCAGCGCCGAAAGCCAGGCCAACGTCGAGCGCATGCTGCGCATCCTGGTCGAAGACATGAAGTAG
- a CDS encoding type II toxin-antitoxin system CcdA family antitoxin — protein sequence MTALESAAKKPVNLSLNEALVRESRAYCGNLSAKVEEMLQAYVDAQRQVRSQHRQQAQAAVVDWNALHDAAGSFADAHSIL from the coding sequence ATGACCGCCCTGGAATCTGCCGCCAAAAAACCCGTCAATCTGTCCCTCAATGAGGCGCTGGTGCGCGAGTCACGCGCCTATTGCGGCAACCTGTCCGCCAAGGTTGAGGAAATGCTGCAAGCTTATGTGGACGCGCAGCGACAGGTGCGCAGCCAGCATCGGCAGCAGGCGCAAGCGGCAGTGGTCGACTGGAATGCGCTGCATGATGCAGCCGGCTCGTTTGCGGATGCGCATTCCATCTTGTAA
- the dapA gene encoding 4-hydroxy-tetrahydrodipicolinate synthase, with protein sequence MTSRSYLFTGSTVALVTPMHEDGSVDYPTLRKLIDWHIQEGSDCLSVVGTTGESPTVNVEEHCEIIRVTVQQSAGRVPVLAGCGANSTREAIELARFAKKVGAHSQLQVVPYYNKPTQEGQYQHFKAIAEATGDLPMVLYNVPGRSMADLQHDTVLRLAQIPGIVGIKEATGDIARAQWLIRDVPEGFAVYSGDDPTAVALMLCGGQGNISVTANVAPRLMHELCVAAIAGDARSAMQIQRQLMPLHKQLFIEANPIPVKWAMARMGLCASAMRLPMTPLASQNEAAVLGALRASGLLK encoded by the coding sequence ATGACCTCCCGCAGTTACCTCTTCACCGGCAGCACGGTCGCCCTCGTCACCCCCATGCACGAGGACGGCAGCGTCGACTACCCCACCCTGCGCAAGCTGATCGACTGGCACATCCAGGAAGGCAGCGACTGCCTGAGCGTGGTCGGCACCACCGGGGAATCGCCCACCGTCAACGTCGAGGAGCACTGCGAGATCATCCGCGTGACGGTGCAGCAGTCCGCCGGGCGCGTGCCGGTGCTGGCCGGCTGCGGCGCCAATTCCACGCGGGAGGCGATCGAGCTGGCGCGCTTTGCCAAGAAGGTCGGCGCGCACAGCCAGCTGCAGGTGGTGCCCTACTACAACAAGCCCACGCAAGAGGGCCAGTACCAGCACTTCAAGGCCATCGCCGAAGCCACGGGCGACCTGCCCATGGTGCTGTACAACGTGCCCGGCCGCTCGATGGCGGACCTGCAGCACGACACCGTGCTGCGCCTGGCGCAGATCCCCGGCATCGTCGGCATCAAGGAAGCCACCGGCGACATCGCGCGCGCGCAGTGGCTGATCCGCGACGTGCCCGAGGGCTTTGCCGTGTACTCGGGCGACGACCCCACCGCCGTGGCGCTGATGCTCTGCGGCGGCCAGGGCAACATCAGCGTCACCGCCAACGTCGCGCCGCGCCTGATGCACGAGCTGTGCGTGGCCGCCATCGCCGGCGATGCGCGCAGCGCCATGCAGATCCAGCGCCAGCTCATGCCGCTGCACAAGCAGCTGTTCATCGAGGCCAACCCCATTCCCGTCAAGTGGGCGATGGCGCGCATGGGCCTGTGCGCCAGCGCCATGCGCCTGCCGATGACGCCGCTGGCCAGCCAGAACGAAGCCGCCGTGCTGGGCGCCCTGCGCGCCAGCGGGCTGCTCAAGTAA
- a CDS encoding HigA family addiction module antitoxin, with product MTAKVPWPHPGEILLHEFLEPMGLTQYRLAKEIGVPQRRIGEIVAGTRSVTVDTGLRLSRFFGTSDEFWAGLQLDYDAAVAKEKMADVLGQIRRFEHQPA from the coding sequence ATGACCGCAAAAGTCCCATGGCCGCACCCTGGCGAAATCCTGCTGCATGAATTCCTGGAGCCCATGGGTCTGACCCAGTACCGGCTGGCCAAGGAAATTGGCGTGCCGCAGCGGCGCATCGGCGAAATCGTCGCGGGCACGCGCTCCGTCACTGTCGATACGGGCTTGCGCCTGTCCCGCTTCTTTGGCACGTCCGACGAGTTCTGGGCCGGGCTGCAGCTTGATTACGACGCGGCGGTAGCCAAGGAAAAAATGGCCGATGTACTGGGGCAGATCAGGCGGTTTGAGCACCAGCCCGCTTGA
- a CDS encoding class I SAM-dependent methyltransferase translates to MHAPLPPSDWIRRWSHLVRPGGTVLDVACGTGRHLRWFHERNHFVTGVDIAQAAIDSISELGEAICADIENGPWPLTGRTFDAVVVTNYLWRALLPKIVASVAPGGVLLYETFAAGNETVGKPGRADFLLQPGELLGACAGLRVVAYEDGFLTEPERFVQRIAAVRAPLEAPRAPRRLPL, encoded by the coding sequence ATGCATGCACCTCTGCCACCGTCGGACTGGATACGGCGCTGGTCGCACCTCGTGCGCCCCGGCGGCACGGTGCTGGACGTGGCCTGCGGCACGGGCCGGCATCTGCGCTGGTTTCATGAAAGAAATCACTTCGTCACCGGCGTGGATATTGCGCAAGCAGCTATTGATTCCATATCCGAGCTGGGTGAGGCAATCTGCGCCGACATCGAAAACGGCCCCTGGCCGCTGACGGGGCGCACCTTCGACGCGGTCGTCGTCACCAACTACCTGTGGCGTGCGCTGTTGCCGAAGATCGTCGCCAGCGTCGCACCCGGCGGCGTGTTGCTGTACGAAACCTTCGCCGCGGGCAACGAAACCGTGGGCAAGCCCGGGCGGGCGGACTTTCTGCTGCAGCCCGGCGAGCTGCTCGGCGCCTGCGCCGGGCTGCGCGTGGTGGCCTATGAGGACGGCTTTCTGACCGAGCCCGAGCGCTTCGTGCAGCGCATCGCGGCGGTACGCGCGCCGCTTGAGGCGCCCCGCGCGCCACGGCGCCTGCCACTCTGA
- a CDS encoding helix-turn-helix domain-containing protein: MKIDTEIRHVTKPGANLFLELGFPADEARRLQEASRQQINDTRLLKEQLMSELAEWIAQHHLKQAEAAEILMVSRPRVSDVVNKKTAKFTIDTLVEMLSRVGKTVRLAVG; encoded by the coding sequence ATGAAGATCGACACCGAAATCCGCCATGTCACGAAGCCGGGCGCGAACCTGTTCCTGGAGTTGGGTTTCCCGGCTGACGAAGCCAGACGGCTACAGGAGGCGTCGCGCCAGCAGATCAACGACACGCGGTTGCTCAAGGAACAACTGATGTCGGAGCTGGCCGAGTGGATCGCGCAGCATCACCTGAAGCAGGCCGAGGCTGCGGAAATCCTGATGGTTTCGCGTCCACGCGTGTCCGATGTGGTGAACAAGAAGACGGCGAAGTTCACCATCGACACGCTGGTGGAAATGCTCAGTCGGGTCGGCAAGACGGTTCGACTGGCGGTTGGCTGA
- the parC gene encoding DNA topoisomerase IV subunit A — translation MSDQPVFDFEVPEADDSLASYAQRAYLEYALSVVKGRALPDVADGQKPVQRRILYAMERMGLGYGGAGGNVPARPVKSARVVGDVLGRFHPHGDSAAYDALVRMAQDFSQRYPLIDGQGNFGSRDGDGAAAMRYTEARLAKITRLLLSEIDQGTVDFVPNYDGSTEEPRQLPARLPFALLNGASGIAVGLATEIPSHNLREVADACVALVKNPRLDDDALFALLPGPDYPGGGQIISSEADIRAAYESGRGSLKVRARWQIEDLARGQWQMVVTELPPGTSTQKVLEEIEELTNPKLKSGKKALTQEQNQLKSTILAVLDGVRDESSKDAPVRLVFEPKSRTIGQDELANTLLVHTSLETSSPINLTGIGLDGRPVQKSLRQMLTEWVAFRQQTITRRSEHRLAKVLERIHILEGRQLVLLNIDEVIALIRTADEPKAALVARFHLTERQADDILDIRLRQLARLEAIRIEQELAELRKEQGQLEDVLAIPATLRRLMVKEIEADAGEFADARRTLIQAEKKAVAEVRVVDEPVTVVVSEKGWVRARQGHGHDAAGFAFKAGDALYGTFECRTVDHLLAFGSNGRVYSVAVALLPGGRGDGQPITTLIELEAGTEALHYFAGPAQALLLLSGTGGYGFVARAADMLSRQRAGKAFVTLGEGERICRPSLVLLGAEPKTPAAQEGQAQPAIGTIAASHVVCVSTGGRILSFAMDELRQMDKGGRGLMLMALETGDSLAGAAAYLRSVRIAGVGRGGKAREEQLEIRSLNNALAARARKGKAGNFGFKPHDVVRVV, via the coding sequence ATGTCTGACCAACCCGTTTTCGATTTCGAAGTCCCCGAAGCGGACGATTCCCTCGCCAGCTACGCCCAGCGCGCCTACCTGGAATACGCGCTTTCCGTGGTCAAGGGCCGCGCGCTGCCCGACGTGGCCGATGGGCAAAAGCCGGTGCAGCGGCGCATCCTGTACGCGATGGAGCGCATGGGGCTCGGTTATGGCGGCGCGGGCGGCAACGTGCCGGCGCGGCCGGTCAAGAGCGCGCGCGTGGTGGGCGACGTGCTGGGGCGCTTTCACCCGCATGGCGACTCGGCCGCGTACGACGCGCTGGTGCGCATGGCGCAGGATTTTTCGCAGCGTTACCCGCTGATCGACGGCCAGGGCAACTTCGGTAGCCGCGATGGCGACGGCGCAGCGGCGATGCGTTATACCGAAGCGCGCCTGGCCAAGATCACGCGGCTGTTGCTGTCCGAAATCGACCAGGGCACGGTGGATTTCGTGCCCAACTACGACGGCAGCACCGAAGAGCCCAGGCAGTTGCCCGCGCGCCTGCCGTTTGCGCTGCTCAATGGCGCGAGCGGCATTGCGGTGGGCCTGGCGACCGAAATCCCCAGCCACAACCTGCGCGAGGTGGCCGATGCCTGCGTGGCGCTGGTGAAGAACCCCAGGCTGGACGACGACGCGCTGTTTGCGCTGCTGCCGGGGCCGGACTATCCGGGCGGCGGGCAGATCATCAGCAGCGAAGCCGACATCCGCGCGGCGTACGAGAGCGGGCGCGGCAGCCTGAAGGTGCGCGCACGCTGGCAGATCGAGGACCTGGCGCGCGGGCAGTGGCAGATGGTGGTGACCGAGCTGCCGCCGGGCACGTCCACGCAGAAGGTGCTCGAAGAGATCGAGGAGCTCACCAACCCCAAGCTCAAGAGCGGCAAGAAGGCCTTGACGCAGGAGCAGAACCAGCTCAAGAGCACCATCCTTGCGGTGCTCGACGGCGTGCGCGACGAGTCGAGCAAGGATGCGCCGGTGCGCCTGGTGTTCGAGCCCAAGAGCCGCACCATCGGCCAGGACGAACTGGCCAACACGCTGCTGGTGCACACCAGCCTGGAGACGTCGAGCCCGATCAACCTCACCGGCATAGGGCTCGATGGCCGGCCGGTGCAGAAGTCGCTGCGGCAGATGCTCACCGAATGGGTGGCCTTTCGCCAGCAGACGATCACGCGGCGCAGCGAACACCGCCTGGCCAAGGTGCTGGAGCGCATCCACATCCTCGAAGGGCGCCAGCTCGTGCTGCTCAACATCGACGAGGTGATTGCCCTCATCCGCACGGCCGACGAGCCCAAGGCGGCGCTGGTGGCGCGCTTTCATCTCACCGAGCGCCAGGCCGACGACATCCTGGACATCCGCCTGCGCCAGCTCGCGCGGCTGGAGGCGATCAGGATCGAGCAGGAACTGGCCGAGCTGCGCAAGGAGCAGGGCCAGCTGGAGGACGTGCTGGCCATCCCGGCCACCTTGCGCCGGCTGATGGTGAAAGAGATCGAGGCCGACGCCGGGGAGTTTGCCGACGCGCGCCGCACCCTGATCCAGGCGGAAAAAAAGGCCGTGGCCGAGGTCCGGGTGGTCGATGAGCCGGTGACCGTGGTCGTCAGCGAAAAGGGCTGGGTGCGCGCGCGCCAGGGCCATGGGCACGATGCGGCAGGCTTTGCCTTCAAGGCGGGCGACGCGCTCTATGGCACCTTCGAATGCCGCACGGTCGATCACCTGCTGGCGTTCGGCAGCAATGGGCGGGTGTACAGCGTGGCCGTGGCGCTGCTTCCGGGCGGGCGCGGCGATGGCCAGCCGATCACCACGCTGATCGAGCTGGAAGCCGGCACCGAGGCGCTGCACTACTTCGCCGGGCCGGCGCAGGCGCTGCTGCTGCTCAGCGGCACGGGCGGCTACGGCTTCGTGGCGCGCGCCGCGGACATGCTCTCGCGCCAGCGCGCGGGCAAGGCCTTCGTCACGCTGGGCGAGGGCGAGCGCATCTGCCGGCCCTCGCTGGTGCTGCTGGGTGCAGAGCCAAAAACGCCTGCAGCGCAGGAGGGGCAAGCGCAGCCAGCTATCGGCACGATAGCGGCAAGCCATGTGGTCTGCGTCTCCACCGGCGGACGCATCCTGAGCTTCGCGATGGATGAGCTGCGCCAGATGGACAAGGGCGGGCGTGGTCTGATGCTGATGGCGCTGGAAACGGGCGACAGCCTGGCCGGTGCGGCGGCCTATCTGCGCAGCGTGCGCATTGCGGGCGTGGGGCGCGGCGGCAAGGCGCGCGAGGAGCAGCTGGAGATCCGCAGCCTGAACAATGCCCTGGCGGCCCGCGCGCGCAAGGGCAAGGCGGGCAACTTCGGCTTCAAGCCGCACGACGTCGTGAGGGTGGTGTGA
- a CDS encoding CcdB family protein, whose amino-acid sequence MPQFDVHLNPGPQRDTVPMVVLVQSALFDGYRRRVVVPLVRRSALPAGGRVVGTRMNPVFEIGGQTVVLHPLDMVSVAMDQLGPVVGNLAEQGQVISDALDELLTRSWG is encoded by the coding sequence ATGCCGCAGTTTGACGTTCACCTCAACCCCGGCCCACAGCGCGATACCGTACCCATGGTGGTGCTGGTGCAGTCGGCGCTGTTCGACGGCTACCGCCGCCGCGTCGTCGTGCCGCTGGTGCGCCGCTCGGCCCTACCGGCTGGCGGCCGCGTGGTCGGAACGCGCATGAACCCCGTCTTTGAAATCGGTGGGCAGACCGTGGTGCTGCACCCGCTGGACATGGTGTCTGTCGCCATGGATCAGCTCGGGCCGGTGGTGGGAAACCTGGCAGAGCAGGGGCAGGTGATCAGCGACGCGCTGGATGAGCTGTTGACGCGCAGCTGGGGTTAG
- a CDS encoding glycine zipper 2TM domain-containing protein — protein MKQVFRHGATVLAVLAAGVLAGCAGNQPREYGNAPHYRGQAAQVQHYQSDPRGTRYGTVLGIESERVDRGTSGAGAVAGGVVGGVLGNQVGGGSGRALATIAGVIGGAVAGNAIEGQANRGSSGRYYVTVRFDDGSQQVFEVPGVGDLRRGDRVRYYQGQISRL, from the coding sequence ATGAAACAGGTTTTTCGACACGGCGCGACGGTGCTGGCTGTGCTGGCGGCGGGTGTGCTGGCCGGCTGCGCCGGCAACCAGCCCAGGGAATACGGCAATGCGCCGCACTATCGCGGCCAGGCCGCCCAGGTGCAGCACTACCAGTCCGACCCCCGTGGCACGCGCTATGGCACGGTGCTCGGCATCGAGTCCGAGCGTGTCGACCGCGGCACCAGCGGCGCGGGCGCCGTGGCCGGCGGTGTGGTGGGCGGGGTGCTTGGCAACCAAGTCGGTGGCGGCTCGGGCCGCGCGTTGGCGACGATAGCCGGCGTGATCGGCGGCGCGGTGGCCGGCAACGCGATCGAGGGGCAGGCCAACCGCGGCAGCAGCGGGCGCTACTACGTGACGGTGCGCTTTGACGACGGCAGCCAGCAGGTGTTCGAGGTGCCCGGCGTGGGTGACCTGCGCCGCGGCGACCGCGTGCGCTACTACCAGGGGCAGATCTCGCGCCTGTGA
- a CDS encoding MFS transporter: MQKTPRTLPATQVLLCGGIIVTLSLGIRHGFGLWMLPITQQMGWTRETFALAIAIQNLSWGVLGIFGGMLADRYGAFRVLLGGTLLYAAGLLGMALSPTPFLFALTTGVLIGAAQAGTTYSIIYGVIGRQIAPERRSWAMGVAAAAGSFGQFLLMPVEGQMILRMGWQPALLAIVALALLMAPLAFGLREPDFHARHATLRTQTVRHALAEALRHPPYLLLTAGYFVCGFQVTFIAVHLPGYLSDKGLSPQVSAFALAIVGLLNIVGSYSAGLLGQRFQKRWILAFIYATRALVIALFLLAPVSPLSVYVFAAAMGLLWLSTVPPTNAAVAQIFGLQHFSMLSGFSFFSHQLGSFMGVWLGGYLYDRSGNYDMVWMIAIALSVMATLLNLPVKETPMHRPLTQSA, encoded by the coding sequence ATGCAAAAAACGCCGCGCACCCTTCCCGCCACGCAGGTGCTGCTGTGCGGCGGCATCATCGTCACCCTCTCGCTGGGCATACGCCACGGCTTCGGCCTGTGGATGCTGCCGATCACGCAGCAGATGGGCTGGACGCGCGAGACTTTCGCGCTGGCGATCGCCATCCAGAATCTTTCATGGGGCGTGCTCGGCATCTTCGGCGGCATGCTGGCCGATCGCTACGGCGCGTTTCGCGTGCTGCTGGGCGGCACACTCTTGTACGCGGCGGGCCTGCTGGGCATGGCGCTCTCGCCCACGCCCTTCTTGTTCGCGCTCACCACCGGCGTGCTGATCGGCGCGGCGCAGGCGGGCACCACCTACTCCATCATCTACGGCGTGATCGGGCGGCAGATCGCGCCCGAGCGCCGCTCCTGGGCCATGGGCGTGGCGGCGGCGGCGGGCTCCTTCGGCCAGTTCCTGTTGATGCCCGTCGAAGGGCAGATGATCCTGCGCATGGGCTGGCAGCCGGCGCTGCTTGCCATCGTGGCGCTGGCGCTGCTGATGGCGCCGCTGGCCTTCGGCCTGCGCGAGCCGGACTTTCACGCACGCCACGCCACCTTGCGCACCCAGACGGTGCGCCACGCGCTGGCCGAGGCGCTGCGCCACCCGCCCTATCTGCTGCTGACCGCGGGCTACTTCGTCTGCGGCTTCCAGGTCACCTTCATCGCGGTGCACCTGCCCGGCTACCTGTCGGACAAGGGATTGAGCCCGCAGGTCAGCGCGTTCGCGCTGGCCATCGTCGGGCTGCTCAACATCGTCGGCTCCTACAGCGCCGGCCTGCTCGGGCAGCGCTTTCAAAAACGCTGGATCCTGGCCTTCATCTACGCCACGCGCGCGCTGGTCATCGCGCTCTTTCTGCTGGCGCCGGTCTCGCCCCTGTCGGTCTACGTCTTTGCGGCGGCGATGGGCCTGCTGTGGCTGTCCACCGTGCCGCCGACCAATGCGGCGGTGGCGCAGATCTTCGGCCTGCAGCACTTTTCCATGCTCAGCGGCTTTTCCTTCTTCAGCCACCAGCTGGGCAGCTTCATGGGCGTGTGGCTGGGCGGCTATCTGTACGACCGCAGCGGCAACTACGACATGGTGTGGATGATCGCGATCGCCCTGAGCGTGATGGCCACGCTGCTGAACCTGCCGGTGAAGGAAACCCCGATGCACCGCCCCCTGACGCAGTCCGCATGA